The Lutra lutra chromosome 16, mLutLut1.2, whole genome shotgun sequence genome segment ACTGAGCCGCTCCCGCCCGGGCCCCGCGTCTAGCGGGAATATGGAATGTGACGTCTGTGGCTTCTCGGCACCTTTACTCCCTCGTGTGTGCCCTTGACTCTGGCTACTCAGTCGCCTGCCTCCTGGGGGAGTCCAGGGGTGGAGAGGCGGGCGCTcccgctccccttcccccagagcTGAGTAATGGTCCCTCTGCTGCTGGGTGGTGGCGGCTAGCGTGGATCGCGAGGGAGCGGGTGTCTTGTCTGTCACCGTCTGCACGGTCTCACGCAGTCACACCCAGCAGTCTGACACACAGCGCCTGCCACTCCTGCTCAGCCACGCTCACCCTGACCCCTGCCGCCTCCACCTTGGGAGTGAGATTTCAAACAGGTTCCCCCCTTCAGTTTACGGAGTCGCCTAGCAACCCGACAGTCAATGGCATGGagccccacccccgctccctTGACTTCACACCGAGCTTGGCAGTCCCATTGGCTCCCGCCTAGTCCCACCTCTAAACCCTGGTTTGGGGAACAATATGCCAGCCTCTTGTGCTACTGGACAGGGGAGCCCACAGGTacccctcccagccccatctcCATCATGCGCCTACCAAAAAAGACACAAAGGCTCACATACGGTATAAAACCTTTTTTTACAGAAACTCGCCCCCAGATTCCTGGGTCCCTCCCTGGCCCTTCTTGCCCTGGTGAGCATCGGCCATCCCCGTGCCCGGGCCCCCCCCACACCACCAGAGCTGAAGCTGACATTCAAGGTGGACGTGGCGCATGGAAAGCAGGGGAAGGTccacctcctgctccccttcGTCCTCGCTCTCCACGGGTTCCGGAAACACGCGCTGACCCGAGGCAGTGGCCAGCAGCGGCAGGCTGGGGTGCAGGCTGCAGGGAGAGACAAGGCCAGCAGGGGTGCGTCAGCGACCcgccgccctccccacccccagccccaagaTCCATGGTAGTGGATCACCTCACTCCGTTCGTGCAGTCCTTCTGGGGCAGAAAACTCAGCACTGGCTCGGGCTTCCCATCCGGTCCAGCCCCGCTGGTGTCCCACACGGACACAGCCCCGTTAGTGCTGCCGCTCACTAAGAACTGCCCCGTCCTGGGGAAGACAGACGCTTGGTGACATGGACTCCTCACCCCCCTGGGGCAGGGACCTGTCACATCCAGGGGCTCTGGCATCCCAGGGCAGGCAGGACCCGGTCACTCACGGATCCAGATCAAAGTAGATGCGCTGATTGGTGGCCACCTCTCGACTCAGGGACCACAGTGGGTGACTGGGCTGCCGAAGGTCCCAGCACAGCAGTTCGGCATCCTGGAGACACAGAGCACAGGGGCCTGCAGTctggccctcccctgcccacccccctccaccccttaAGACATCCCTGCTTCCCACAAGGTTTATAGACGCTCCCTTAGCTTGGGTTGAATTTCTTCCCACAGCTGCCCCCCAACACAACACAGACgacatccccacccctgccttctgtGTACCCTCTCTGGACTCTCAGGGTGTGACCCCTACCTTGCGGGCTCCTGAAAAGAAGCGGTTGCCATCAGGGTGAAAGCAGAGGTGAGTGACACCTCCCTGGTGTCCTCCCAGCAAGGCAAGAGGGGAGCCGTCATCACTGGCATACAGACCCAGGGAACGGCCATAGGAGCCGCAGGCGTAGAGGGGCTGGACGGGGCTGAAGGCTATGCAGGAGATGATGCCACTCTGGCCCTGTTTTTTGGCTAGAGAGGGAAGGAACAAcgctgggcagagggcaggactGCTGACACTAACCAAGCTAATCAGAGGTGCACTCGGTCTCCTGTCCCGTGAGCCCAGAATGAATGCCTCCCCTGTCCAGTTCGTCACAGCAGGATAAAGACCTCCGAGGCTCCCCAGCTCCTTCTATCCCCACAAAGGACCTAAACGCTCAAgacttatttcttccttctcaaatcTGTGTCTTCTTGGAGGGATGGAAAGCTGAAGGCTTACAGGAAAATGAATCAGCTTCACTGCCAATTTCCTAGATGTACCAAGATTTTGGATAGCGAAAGGGACGCGGCCGACAGGGCCTAGGCTCAGGAGGGAAGCAGCTCCTTACCCCGCAGCTTGACCCTGGGAAGGTTCCACGCTCCCTAACCTTTCTCCTCTGTGCACAGAGTACAGCCTGCCTCCCTGGGCTGTCCAGAAGAGGATGGGCCACACCTGGTCCCCTGGCTCACACAAGGGCCCTCTGGACGTGGCAgtgcccttcttcctcctcccctgggaGGCACACACAGATGCTTACCAAACGTGGCTCGGACCTCACAGTCACGGCCAGGCCGGGCCGTGGAAAAGACACGCACAGCCCTGTTGAAGCCACAGAAGAGCTGGGAGCCGTCCGGGGAGAAACAGAGCGAGTGAGCGGCTGTCAGCTCGTCCTAGGGGCAGGAAAGCACTGCAAACAGGCCCAGCAAAGCCTCCGTTGTCCCCATGGAGGGAAAGCAGGGCCAGGCTGAGCCCTGGGCCTGGGTGGGGAGCTCCCTACCAGGTGGTTGTAGGCCCGAAAGGAAGCCCGGAGCTCTCCGGTGAATGCATCCCAGATGTGAATGGGGTTCTCCCGGCTGCTGCTGGCCACACTGAGAGAGACATGGACACTGAGGTCCCAGTGCTGtcaaaggaaggggaggaagccaACTGACCAGCCCTCTCCGCTCGCAACTCAAGGGCACACCAGGCTGTCCTCCCCTAGAAACCCCTAGCGGCCCCAGCTCCCTCTCAGTAGAGGGTCCCCttgaaagggaggtgggtggaggggggggaCGGGAT includes the following:
- the WRAP53 gene encoding telomerase Cajal body protein 1 isoform X2; protein product: MSAPEAPGLAADCLAADQDSAPASPADGSMDPALLPPPLQSPDPAVGSQEAGACGSASASPSPEAGLAAPRELSPRIEEPELCENVSLPAEETNAPESGPGEAGEGMSQDPAPEDEGYPPWNYSFSQLPRFLSGSWSEFSTQPENFLKGCKWAPDGSCILTNSADNVLRIYNLPPELYNEGEQLEYSEMAPVLRMVEGDTIYDYCWFSLMSSAEPDTSYVASSSRENPIHIWDAFTGELRASFRAYNHLDELTAAHSLCFSPDGSQLFCGFNRAVRVFSTARPGRDCEVRATFAKKQGQSGIISCIAFSPVQPLYACGSYGRSLGLYASDDGSPLALLGGHQGGVTHLCFHPDGNRFFSGARKDAELLCWDLRQPSHPLWSLSREVATNQRIYFDLDPTGQFLVSGSTNGAVSVWDTSGAGPDGKPEPVLSFLPQKDCTNGPAPQPAAAGHCLGSARVSGTRGERGRRGAGGGPSPAFHAPRPP
- the WRAP53 gene encoding telomerase Cajal body protein 1 isoform X1, with translation MSAPEAPGLAADCLAADQDSAPASPADGSMDPALLPPPLQSPDPAVGSQEAGACGSASASPSPEAGLAAPRELSPRIEEPELCENVSLPAEETNAPESGPGEAGEGMSQDPAPEDEGYPPWNYSFSQLPRFLSGSWSEFSTQPENFLKGCKWAPDGSCILTNSADNVLRIYNLPPELYNEGEQLEYSEMAPVLRMVEGDTIYDYCWFSLMSSAEPDTSYVASSSRENPIHIWDAFTGELRASFRAYNHLDELTAAHSLCFSPDGSQLFCGFNRAVRVFSTARPGRDCEVRATFAKKQGQSGIISCIAFSPVQPLYACGSYGRSLGLYASDDGSPLALLGGHQGGVTHLCFHPDGNRFFSGARKDAELLCWDLRQPSHPLWSLSREVATNQRIYFDLDPTGQFLVSGSTNGAVSVWDTSGAGPDGKPEPVLSFLPQKDCTNGVSLHPSLPLLATASGQRVFPEPVESEDEGEQEVDLPLLSMRHVHLECQLQLWWCGGGPGTGMADAHQGKKGQGGTQESGGEFL